Proteins co-encoded in one Sebastes fasciatus isolate fSebFas1 chromosome 11, fSebFas1.pri, whole genome shotgun sequence genomic window:
- the gtpbp4 gene encoding GTP-binding protein 4, with the protein MALYNFKKIMVVPTAKDFIDITLSKTQRKTPTVVHKHYQIHRIRHFYMRKVKFTQQSYHDRLSQILTDFPKLDDIHPFYADLMNVLYDKDHYKLALGQINIAKNLIDNVAKDYVRLMKYGDSLYRCKQLKRAALGRMCTILKRQKSSLEYLEQVRQHLSRLPSIDPNTRTLLLCGYPNVGKSSFINKVTRADVDVQPYAFTTKSLFVGHMDYRYLRWQVVDTPGILDHPLEDRNTIEMQAITALAHLRAAVLYVMDVSEQCGHNLQEQLELFNSIRPLFANKPLIVVANKCDVKKITELSEEDQKIFADFTTEGISVIETSTLTEEGVMEVKTEACDRLLSHRVDTKMKGKKVHDVLNRLHLAMPAKRDEKVRPPFIPEGAMTRKKAMQVDTPKRKTERDLEVELGDDYILDLQKYWDLMNEEEKQDKIPEVWEGHNIADYIDPEIMKKLEQLEKEEELKEKAGEYDSDDESEDEEMQEIRVLAKQIREKKFRMIVESKEKDVHGPRMPRTTTKVERKKLEKEMGDLGLDMNDKDDSHYAQQARRSRSVTKKRKREVSAPPTSKTRSQSASRPPRDQSGIRDPKMAKKAKKMMKNSQKDMNREGKKGEADRHVFDLKPKHLFSGKRKSGTHDYR; encoded by the exons ATGGCACTATATAATTTCAAGAAGATTATGGTGGTTCCCACCGCAAAG GATTTCATCGACATCACTTTATCCAAAACACAAAGGAAGACGCCCACAGTGGTGCACAAGCACTACCAGATCCACCGCATCCGACATTTCTACATGCGAAAGGTGAAGTTCACCCAGCAGAGCTACCATGACCGCCTCTCGCAGATCCTCACCGACTTCCCCAAGCTCGAC GACATCCATCCTTTCTACGCTGATCTGATGAACGTGTTGTATGACAAAGACCATTATAAGTTGGCCTTGGGACAGATAAACATCGCCAAGAATCTGATCGACAA TGTTGCCAAAGACTATGTGCGTCTGATGAAGTATGGCGATTCTCTGTACCGGTGTAAACAGTTGAAGAGAGCCGCTCTGGGTCGTATGTGCACCATCCTGAAACGACAGAAGTCAAGTCTGGAGTATCTGGAACAAG TGCGTCAGCATCTGTCCCGTTTGCCGAGCATTGACCCCAACACGAGGACCCTGCTTCTGTGCGGCTACCCCAACGTCGGCAAGTCCAGTTTCATCAACAAG GTGACCAGAGCTGATGTCGATGTCCAGCCCTACGCTTTCACCACCAAGTCTCTGTTTGTGGGTCACATGGACTACAGATACCTCCGCTGGCAG gtggTGGACACCCCCGGTATCCTGGACCACCCTCTGGAGGACAGGAACACCATCGAGATGCAGGCCATCACGGCTCTGGCTCACCTGCGAGCGGCGGTTCTTTACGTCATGGACGTATCAGAGCAGTGCGGCCACAACCTGCAGGAACAGCTGGAGCTCTTCAACAGCATCCGACCCCTGTTCGCCAACAAG CCTCTCATCGTTGTGGCCAACAAGTGTGACGTGAAGAAGATCACTGAGCTGTCCGAGGAGGACCAG AAAATCTTTGCAGATTTCACTACTGAGGGAATCTCTGTGATTGAGACCAGCACCCTGACTGAGGAGGGAGTCATGGAAGTTAAAACTGAG gcCTGCGACCGGCTCCTCTCCCATCGCGTCGACACCAAGATGAAGGGCAAGAAGGTCCACGACGTCCTCAACCGGCTCCACCTGGCCATGCCCGCCAAGAGAGACGAGAAG GTGAGGCCTCCGTTCATCCCAGAAGGAGCCATGACGCGCAAGAAGGCGATGCAGGTCGACACACCCAAACGCAAAACG GAGAGAGACCTGGAGGTGGAGCTTGGCGATGACTACATTCTGGATCTACAGA AATACTGGGATCTGATGAACGAGGAAGAGAAGCAGGATAAGATCCCTGAGGTGTGGGAGGGCCACAACATTGCAGATTACATTGATCCTGAAATCATGAAG AAactggagcagctggagaaggaggaggagctgaaggagAAAGCCGGGGAGTACGACTCTGATGACGAGAGCGAGGACGAAGAGATGCAGGAGATCCGCGTCCTGGCCAAACAGATCCGCGAGAAGAAGTTCCGCATGATCGTGGAGTCCAAAGAGAAGGACGTGCACGGGCCTCGCATGCCCAGGACCACCACCAAG GTTGAAAGAAAGAAGCTAGAGAAGGAGATGGGTGACCTCGGTCTGGACATGAACGACAAGGACGAT AGCCACTACGCACAACAGGCCCGGCGGTCCCGAAGCGTCACCAAGAAACGTAAGCGTGAAGTTTCAGCACCTCCGACCTCCAAAACCCGCAGCCAGAGCGCCTCCCGCCCACCGCGAGACCAGTCTGGTATACGAGATCCAAAG ATGGCAAAGAAGGcaaagaagatgatgaagaacTCCCAGAAAGACATGAACCGCGAAGGCAAGAAGGGAGAGGCAGACCGACACGTGTTTGACCTCAAACCCAAACACCTCTTTTCCGGGAAGAGGAAGTCCGGCACCCACGACTACAGATAA